In a genomic window of Scyliorhinus torazame isolate Kashiwa2021f chromosome 5, sScyTor2.1, whole genome shotgun sequence:
- the snrnp35 gene encoding U11/U12 small nuclear ribonucleoprotein 35 kDa protein isoform X3, protein MAMNELWTPIAKQYNPLKAGSIDSTDEEPHDRAISRAIAAKYKPNKGVIGDPHLTLFVARLNPQTSEEKLKEFFSRFGDIRRLRLVRDIVTGFSKCYGFIEYKDERSLLKAHRDSNKLVVDQHEIFVDFELERTLKGWVPRRLGGGLGGKKESGQLRFGGRDRPFRRPISLPALKVEMYTEGQADKLDRSSSRELSRDSRQWERGRDWERRREREERGEEREKRERNRERYRSRERDHKRQRDEDRYKEEDKNQRRNKHKTRR, encoded by the exons AT GGCAATGAATGAGCTTTGGACTCCGATTGCAAAGCAGTATAATCCACTAAAAGCTGGAAGCATCGATAGCACGGATGAGGAGCCCCATGACCGAGCTATCTCCAGGGCAATTGCAGCCAAGTATAAACCAAACAAGGGAGTGATAGGAGACCCCCACTTGACACTCTTTGTAGCCAGGTTGAATCCCCAGACATCTGAGGAGAAGCTAAAAGAATTTTTTTCCAGATTTGGGGACATTCGCAGATTGAGGCTCGTgcgtgacattgtcactgggtttTCCAAATGCTATGGTTTCATCGAATACAAGGACGAGCGCTCATTATTGAAGGCGCATCGGGACAGCAATAAATTAGTGGTAGACCAGCATGAAATATTTGTGGATTTTGAATTGGAGCGCACTTTGAAAGGTTGGGTCCCACGGAGACTTGGGGGGGGATTAGGTGGTAAAAAAGAATCTGGTCAGCTACGGTTTGGTGGGCGAGATCGTCCGTTTAGAAGACCTATAAGTCTCCCAGCACTGAAAGTTGAAATGTATACAGAGGGACAAGCAGACAAACTGGATAGGTCAAGTTCCAGAGAGCTATCAAGGGATAGCCGGCAGTGGGAGAGAGGTCGTGACTGGGAAAGGcgaagagaaagagaagagagaggtgAGGAAAGAGAAAAACGTGAGCGAAATCGGGAACGATACAGAAGCAGGGAAAGAGATCATAAACGACAAAGAGATGAAGATCGATATAAAGAGGAAGATAAAAACCAAAGGAGGAACAAGCATAAAACCCGACGATAG
- the snrnp35 gene encoding U11/U12 small nuclear ribonucleoprotein 35 kDa protein isoform X1 translates to MYGVSSGRAMNELWTPIAKQYNPLKAGSIDSTDEEPHDRAISRAIAAKYKPNKGVIGDPHLTLFVARLNPQTSEEKLKEFFSRFGDIRRLRLVRDIVTGFSKCYGFIEYKDERSLLKAHRDSNKLVVDQHEIFVDFELERTLKGWVPRRLGGGLGGKKESGQLRFGGRDRPFRRPISLPALKVEMYTEGQADKLDRSSSRELSRDSRQWERGRDWERRREREERGEEREKRERNRERYRSRERDHKRQRDEDRYKEEDKNQRRNKHKTRR, encoded by the exons ATGTATGGGGTTTCGTCTGGCAG GGCAATGAATGAGCTTTGGACTCCGATTGCAAAGCAGTATAATCCACTAAAAGCTGGAAGCATCGATAGCACGGATGAGGAGCCCCATGACCGAGCTATCTCCAGGGCAATTGCAGCCAAGTATAAACCAAACAAGGGAGTGATAGGAGACCCCCACTTGACACTCTTTGTAGCCAGGTTGAATCCCCAGACATCTGAGGAGAAGCTAAAAGAATTTTTTTCCAGATTTGGGGACATTCGCAGATTGAGGCTCGTgcgtgacattgtcactgggtttTCCAAATGCTATGGTTTCATCGAATACAAGGACGAGCGCTCATTATTGAAGGCGCATCGGGACAGCAATAAATTAGTGGTAGACCAGCATGAAATATTTGTGGATTTTGAATTGGAGCGCACTTTGAAAGGTTGGGTCCCACGGAGACTTGGGGGGGGATTAGGTGGTAAAAAAGAATCTGGTCAGCTACGGTTTGGTGGGCGAGATCGTCCGTTTAGAAGACCTATAAGTCTCCCAGCACTGAAAGTTGAAATGTATACAGAGGGACAAGCAGACAAACTGGATAGGTCAAGTTCCAGAGAGCTATCAAGGGATAGCCGGCAGTGGGAGAGAGGTCGTGACTGGGAAAGGcgaagagaaagagaagagagaggtgAGGAAAGAGAAAAACGTGAGCGAAATCGGGAACGATACAGAAGCAGGGAAAGAGATCATAAACGACAAAGAGATGAAGATCGATATAAAGAGGAAGATAAAAACCAAAGGAGGAACAAGCATAAAACCCGACGATAG
- the snrnp35 gene encoding U11/U12 small nuclear ribonucleoprotein 35 kDa protein isoform X2: MCCHRAMNELWTPIAKQYNPLKAGSIDSTDEEPHDRAISRAIAAKYKPNKGVIGDPHLTLFVARLNPQTSEEKLKEFFSRFGDIRRLRLVRDIVTGFSKCYGFIEYKDERSLLKAHRDSNKLVVDQHEIFVDFELERTLKGWVPRRLGGGLGGKKESGQLRFGGRDRPFRRPISLPALKVEMYTEGQADKLDRSSSRELSRDSRQWERGRDWERRREREERGEEREKRERNRERYRSRERDHKRQRDEDRYKEEDKNQRRNKHKTRR, encoded by the coding sequence GGCAATGAATGAGCTTTGGACTCCGATTGCAAAGCAGTATAATCCACTAAAAGCTGGAAGCATCGATAGCACGGATGAGGAGCCCCATGACCGAGCTATCTCCAGGGCAATTGCAGCCAAGTATAAACCAAACAAGGGAGTGATAGGAGACCCCCACTTGACACTCTTTGTAGCCAGGTTGAATCCCCAGACATCTGAGGAGAAGCTAAAAGAATTTTTTTCCAGATTTGGGGACATTCGCAGATTGAGGCTCGTgcgtgacattgtcactgggtttTCCAAATGCTATGGTTTCATCGAATACAAGGACGAGCGCTCATTATTGAAGGCGCATCGGGACAGCAATAAATTAGTGGTAGACCAGCATGAAATATTTGTGGATTTTGAATTGGAGCGCACTTTGAAAGGTTGGGTCCCACGGAGACTTGGGGGGGGATTAGGTGGTAAAAAAGAATCTGGTCAGCTACGGTTTGGTGGGCGAGATCGTCCGTTTAGAAGACCTATAAGTCTCCCAGCACTGAAAGTTGAAATGTATACAGAGGGACAAGCAGACAAACTGGATAGGTCAAGTTCCAGAGAGCTATCAAGGGATAGCCGGCAGTGGGAGAGAGGTCGTGACTGGGAAAGGcgaagagaaagagaagagagaggtgAGGAAAGAGAAAAACGTGAGCGAAATCGGGAACGATACAGAAGCAGGGAAAGAGATCATAAACGACAAAGAGATGAAGATCGATATAAAGAGGAAGATAAAAACCAAAGGAGGAACAAGCATAAAACCCGACGATAG